The following DNA comes from Cellulomonas soli.
ACCACCGACCTGCGGGTGGCACGAGCCTATACCGAACGGGTGGTTATCCACGGGACGTAGGTCTCACGGCGAGACGCACCGTCCACGCCCTGGCCCGCAGGTCACAGATCCAGCAGGTCAGGGCTCAGGCCGGCCTCGGTGTCCGGGATGCCCAGCTCGGACGCGCGCTTGTCGGCGGTCGCCAGCAGACGTCGGATCCGACCCGCCACGGCGTCCTTGGTCAGGACCGGGTCGGCCAGCTTCCCGAGCTCTTCGAGCGAGGCCTCCTTGTGCGCCAGGCGCAGCTCGCCGGCCTGCCGCAGGTGCTCGGGAAGGTCGTCGCCGAGGATCTCGAAGGCACGTTCGACGCGGGCGCCCGCGGCCACCGCCGCACGCGCCGACCGACGCAGGTTCGCGTCGTCGAAGTTCGCGAGCCGGTTCGCCGTGCCGCGCACCTCGCGCCGGACCCTGCGCTCCTCCCAGACGAGCATCGTCTCGTGCGCACCGAGCCGGGCCAGCATCGCGGCGATCGCGTCGCCGTCGCGGATGACGACCCGGTCGATGCCCCGGACCTCGCGCGCCTTGGCCGCGATGCTCAGCCGCCGTGCGGCACCGACGAGCGCCAGCGCCGCCTCCGGGCCCGGGCACGTGACCTCGAGCGACGACGAACGACCCGGCTCGGTCAGCGACCCGTGCGCGAGGAACGCGCCGCGCCACGC
Coding sequences within:
- the whiA gene encoding DNA-binding protein WhiA, with protein sequence MALTAQVKDELARLKVDKTSCRKAEVSATLRFAGGLHIISGRIVIEAELDTGIAARRLRQAISEIYGHESDIIVVSGGGLRRGSRYVVRVVKDGESLARQTGLLDNRGRPVRGLPPQVVSAGIGEAEAAWRGAFLAHGSLTEPGRSSSLEVTCPGPEAALALVGAARRLSIAAKAREVRGIDRVVIRDGDAIAAMLARLGAHETMLVWEERRVRREVRGTANRLANFDDANLRRSARAAVAAGARVERAFEILGDDLPEHLRQAGELRLAHKEASLEELGKLADPVLTKDAVAGRIRRLLATADKRASELGIPDTEAGLSPDLLDL